The Desmodus rotundus isolate HL8 chromosome 13, HLdesRot8A.1, whole genome shotgun sequence genome has a window encoding:
- the LEPROTL1 gene encoding leptin receptor overlapping transcript-like 1 — protein sequence MAGIKALISLSFGGAIGLMFLMLGCALPIYNQYWPLFVLFFYILSPIPYCIARRLVDDTDAMSNACKELAIFLTTGIVVSAFGLPIVFARAHLIEWGACALVLTGNTVIFATILGFFLVFGSNDDFSWQQW from the exons ATGGCCGGCATCAAAG CTTTGATTAGTTTGTCCTTTGGAGGAGCAATTGGGCTGATGTTTTTGATGCTTGGATGTGCCCTTCCAATATACAA ccaATACTGGCccctctttgttctgtttttttacaTCCTTTCACCTATCCCCTACTGCATAGCGAGAAGACTAGTGGATGATACAGATGCTATGAGTAACGCTTGTAAGGAACTTGCCATATTTCTTACAACAGGCATTGTGGTCTCAGCTTTTGGACTCCCTATTGTATTTGCCAGAGCGCACCTG ATTGAGTGGGGAGCTTGTGCACTTGTTCTCACAGGAAACACAGTCATCTTTGCAACTATACTGGGCTTTTTCTTGGTCTTTGGAAGCAATGACGACTTCAGCTGGCAGCAGTGGTGA